The Roseococcus microcysteis genome contains a region encoding:
- a CDS encoding PHA/PHB synthase family protein: MTEKPGDPMPDFRLPDPRLVTRTMAEVAERSQRIVGDFLKRQAETDANPDPLNIGGAFMEMTSRLMANPAKLMEAQLGFWQDYITLWSHTARRMMGGDPGPVIEEPRGDRRFKDDAWRENEVFDFIRQSYLLAARYFTTAVNSADGLDEKTAQKVDFYTRQFVDAMSPANFVLTNPEVLRRTAETGGTNLLKGLSNLLADLERGKGKLRIRMTDDSKFRVGENIAVTPGQVVFQNDLMQLIQYNPTTETVLKRPLVIFPPWINKFYILDLRPKNSFIRWAVDQGHTVFVASWVNPDESLADKGFDDYMREGVLAALDAIEAATGEREVNAIGYCLGGTLLATTLAHMAVRRDNRIKSATYFVTLTDFAQPGELGVFIDEEQLTALEGKMDKRGFLDGREMATTFNMLRANDLIWSFVVNNYLMGQDPFPFDLLYWNDDSTRMPARMHSFYLRRMYQQNDLIKPNVLELLGTKIDLRKIKVPTYMISTREDHIAPWKSTYRATQVYGGKVRFVLAASGHIAGVVNPPDSGKYSHWINEDLPPDPEAWLAGATELAGSWWPDWHRWASAMDNTQVPARKPGDGQLKPIEAAPGSYVRVMAVD, encoded by the coding sequence ATGACCGAAAAGCCCGGCGACCCGATGCCAGACTTCCGCCTGCCCGACCCCCGCCTCGTCACCCGCACCATGGCCGAGGTGGCCGAGCGCAGCCAGCGCATCGTGGGCGACTTCCTGAAGCGCCAGGCCGAGACCGACGCCAACCCGGACCCGCTGAACATCGGCGGCGCCTTCATGGAGATGACGAGCCGCCTCATGGCCAACCCGGCCAAGCTGATGGAGGCGCAGCTCGGCTTCTGGCAGGACTACATCACGCTCTGGTCCCACACCGCGCGGCGCATGATGGGCGGCGACCCCGGCCCCGTCATCGAGGAACCGCGCGGCGACCGCCGCTTCAAGGACGATGCCTGGCGCGAGAACGAGGTGTTCGACTTCATCCGCCAGTCCTATTTGCTGGCGGCGCGTTACTTCACCACGGCCGTCAACAGCGCCGATGGGCTGGACGAGAAGACCGCGCAGAAGGTGGATTTCTACACACGGCAATTCGTGGACGCGATGAGCCCCGCGAACTTCGTCCTGACCAATCCCGAGGTGCTGCGCCGCACGGCCGAGACGGGCGGGACCAACCTGCTCAAGGGCCTGTCCAACCTCCTGGCCGACCTGGAGCGCGGCAAGGGCAAGCTGCGCATCCGCATGACGGATGACAGCAAGTTCCGCGTGGGCGAGAACATCGCCGTCACCCCGGGCCAGGTCGTCTTCCAGAACGACCTGATGCAGCTGATCCAGTACAACCCCACCACCGAGACGGTGCTGAAGCGCCCGCTCGTGATCTTCCCGCCCTGGATCAACAAGTTCTACATCCTGGACCTGCGGCCCAAGAACAGCTTCATCCGCTGGGCGGTGGACCAGGGGCACACGGTCTTCGTCGCCTCCTGGGTGAACCCCGACGAGAGCCTGGCCGACAAGGGCTTCGACGACTACATGCGCGAGGGCGTGCTGGCGGCATTGGACGCCATCGAGGCCGCGACGGGTGAGCGCGAGGTGAACGCCATCGGCTATTGCCTGGGCGGGACGCTGTTGGCGACCACCCTCGCCCACATGGCCGTGCGGCGCGACAACCGCATCAAATCCGCCACCTATTTCGTGACGCTGACGGATTTCGCGCAGCCCGGCGAACTCGGCGTCTTCATTGACGAGGAGCAGCTGACGGCGCTCGAAGGCAAGATGGACAAGCGCGGCTTCCTGGATGGCCGCGAGATGGCCACCACCTTCAACATGCTGCGCGCCAACGACCTGATCTGGTCCTTCGTGGTGAACAACTACCTGATGGGCCAGGACCCCTTCCCCTTCGACCTGCTCTACTGGAACGACGACAGCACGCGCATGCCGGCCAGGATGCACAGCTTCTACCTGCGCCGGATGTACCAGCAGAATGACCTCATCAAGCCGAACGTGCTGGAACTGCTCGGCACCAAGATCGACCTGCGCAAGATCAAGGTGCCGACCTACATGATCTCGACGCGCGAGGACCACATCGCGCCCTGGAAGAGCACCTACCGCGCCACCCAGGTCTATGGCGGCAAGGTGCGCTTCGTCCTCGCGGCGTCCGGCCATATCGCCGGCGTGGTGAACCCGCCCGATTCCGGCAAGTACAGCCACTGGATCAACGAGGACCTGCCGCCCGACCCCGAGGCCTGGCTGGCCGGTGCCACGGAGCTGGCCGGAAGCTGGTGGCCGGACTGGCACCGCTGGGCCAGCGCCATGGACAACACGCAGGTGCCCGCGCGCAAGCCGGGCGATGGGCAGCTCAAGCCCATCGAGGCCGCGCCTGGCAGCTATGTGCGGGTGATGGCGGTGGACTGA
- a CDS encoding sulfite exporter TauE/SafE family protein, with translation MLITDPWFYALAIPAFLLTGISKGGFASGAGNAAVPLMSLAIPAPQAAGIALPVLCAMDISALRAWWGRWDWAQLRATLPGAMVGIGAGSLVFGALSDAAVKLIIGLITLAFIARSLWLERAGASRKPAETNHAKGNFWGGVSGFTSFIAHAGGPPLAVYLYPLRLERARLAATTVFFFASINYVKLVPYFFLGALSVQNVLTSLVLLPLAPIGIKLGVWLSARVDDKLFYRIIHVLLFVTGCQLVYEGLR, from the coding sequence TTGCTCATCACCGATCCCTGGTTCTACGCGCTCGCCATCCCGGCCTTCCTGCTGACGGGCATCAGCAAGGGCGGCTTCGCCTCGGGGGCGGGGAATGCTGCCGTGCCGCTCATGTCGCTGGCCATCCCGGCACCCCAGGCGGCGGGCATCGCGCTGCCGGTGCTGTGCGCGATGGACATCTCGGCGCTGCGCGCCTGGTGGGGGCGCTGGGACTGGGCGCAGCTGCGCGCCACCCTGCCAGGGGCGATGGTGGGCATCGGGGCGGGCAGCCTGGTGTTCGGCGCGTTGTCCGATGCCGCGGTGAAGCTCATCATCGGCCTCATCACGCTGGCTTTCATCGCGCGCAGCCTTTGGCTGGAGCGGGCGGGGGCCAGCCGCAAGCCGGCCGAGACGAACCACGCCAAGGGCAATTTCTGGGGCGGTGTCTCGGGCTTCACCAGCTTCATCGCCCATGCGGGCGGGCCGCCGCTGGCCGTCTATCTCTACCCGCTGCGGCTGGAGCGCGCCCGGCTGGCCGCCACCACTGTCTTCTTCTTCGCCAGCATCAACTACGTGAAGCTGGTGCCGTATTTCTTCCTGGGCGCGCTGTCCGTGCAGAACGTGCTGACCAGCCTGGTCCTGCTGCCGCTGGCGCCCATTGGAATCAAGCTCGGCGTCTGGCTTTCCGCGCGGGTGGATGACAAGCTCTTCTACCGCATCATCCATGTGCTGTTGTTCGTGACCGGCTGCCAGCTGGTCTATGAGGGGCTTCGATGA
- the cuyB gene encoding cysteate racemase, which yields MTQILGVLGGMGPLASADFMRQLTLLTPAEDDQDHIPTILWSDPRVPNRTAARLAGGEDPLPALMRGIRGLEAAGAGAIAIPCNTAHGWFEAMSAQTALPILHIVDAARADLLRQGVSEGPIGLMGTAGTLAMRLYQERIGFDCLTPSEEEMARLVTPAIGAVKANRVDAAYAPLAEAARLLRARGAKAVVLGCTEIPLGIAAGPALEFPVVDTVAALARASILWSGRQPVQ from the coding sequence ATGACACAAATCCTGGGCGTGCTGGGCGGCATGGGACCGCTGGCCTCGGCCGACTTCATGCGGCAGCTCACTTTGCTGACGCCTGCCGAGGACGATCAGGACCATATCCCCACCATCCTCTGGTCCGACCCGCGCGTGCCCAACCGCACCGCGGCGCGGCTCGCGGGCGGCGAGGACCCGCTGCCCGCCCTGATGCGAGGCATCCGTGGGCTGGAGGCGGCCGGCGCCGGCGCCATCGCCATTCCCTGCAACACGGCACATGGCTGGTTCGAGGCCATGTCGGCGCAGACGGCGCTTCCCATCCTGCACATCGTGGACGCGGCGCGAGCCGACCTGCTGCGCCAGGGCGTGAGCGAGGGCCCCATCGGGCTGATGGGCACGGCCGGCACGCTCGCCATGCGGCTCTATCAGGAGCGGATTGGCTTCGACTGCCTGACGCCCTCCGAGGAGGAAATGGCCCGCCTCGTCACCCCCGCCATCGGCGCCGTGAAGGCCAACCGCGTGGATGCGGCCTACGCCCCCCTGGCCGAAGCCGCCCGCCTGCTCCGTGCGCGCGGCGCGAAGGCCGTGGTGCTCGGCTGCACCGAAATCCCGCTCGGCATCGCGGCCGGCCCGGCGTTGGAATTCCCGGTGGTGGACACGGTGGCGGCCCTGGCGCGCGCTTCCATCCTCTGGTCGGGGCGTCAGCCCGTCCAGTAG
- the argC gene encoding N-acetyl-gamma-glutamyl-phosphate reductase, with the protein MTPSIFIDGEAGTTGLQIRQRLELLSNVTVRSIAPERRKDPEARRAMMEEVDLVVLCLPDDAARESAALAASLGERAPKLLDASTAHRVAADWEYGLAELSPEQPARIAAAARVSNPGCYPTGAILLLRPLVEAGLIPADFPISVNAVSGYSGGGNAMIAAYEARTAPDFELYGLTLEHKHVAELQLHAGLTRRPIFVPSVGDFRQGMIDSIPLHLDLLPGNPDPAALEEALRARYAGAEHVRVVPAEPGAKLEPQALNNTNGIELRVHGNAKRGQAVLTARYDNLGKGASGAAVQNIGLMLGIAVQTTLPGATQQAAE; encoded by the coding sequence ATGACCCCCAGCATCTTCATTGACGGCGAGGCCGGCACCACCGGGCTGCAAATCCGCCAGCGCCTGGAACTGCTGTCCAATGTCACGGTCCGTTCCATCGCGCCCGAGCGCCGCAAGGACCCCGAGGCCCGCCGCGCCATGATGGAGGAGGTGGACCTGGTGGTCCTCTGCCTGCCCGATGACGCGGCGCGGGAGAGTGCTGCGCTGGCCGCCTCGCTGGGCGAGCGCGCGCCCAAGCTGCTGGACGCCAGCACCGCCCACCGCGTTGCCGCCGACTGGGAATACGGCCTGGCCGAACTCTCGCCCGAGCAGCCGGCCCGCATCGCCGCCGCCGCGCGCGTCTCCAACCCCGGCTGCTATCCCACCGGCGCCATCCTGCTGCTGCGGCCCCTGGTCGAGGCCGGGCTGATCCCGGCCGACTTCCCCATCAGCGTGAACGCCGTCTCGGGCTATTCCGGCGGCGGCAACGCCATGATCGCGGCCTATGAGGCCCGCACCGCGCCCGATTTCGAACTCTACGGCCTCACGCTGGAGCACAAGCATGTGGCCGAGCTGCAGCTCCATGCCGGGCTGACGCGCCGGCCCATCTTCGTGCCCTCGGTCGGGGATTTCCGCCAGGGCATGATCGACAGCATCCCGCTGCACCTCGACCTGCTGCCCGGCAATCCGGACCCGGCCGCGCTGGAGGAGGCGCTGCGCGCCCGCTATGCCGGCGCCGAGCATGTGCGCGTGGTCCCGGCCGAGCCGGGCGCCAAGCTCGAACCCCAGGCGCTGAACAACACCAATGGCATCGAGCTGCGCGTGCATGGCAATGCCAAGCGCGGCCAGGCGGTGCTGACGGCCCGTTACGACAACCTCGGCAAGGGCGCCTCGGGCGCGGCGGTGCAGAATATCGGATTGATGCTGGGGATCGCGGTGCAGACCACGCTGCCCGGTGCCACGCAACAGGCGGCGGAGTGA
- a CDS encoding LL-diaminopimelate aminotransferase, translated as MAEEFHRIRRLPPYVFAEVNTAKAKARAAAEDIVDLGMGNPDSPTPAHIVAKLVETVQDPRSHRYSMSKGIPGLRKALAGYYARRFGVKLDPETEVVATLGSKEGLANLAQAITSPGDTILVPNPSYPIHQFGFIIAGATARSIPYTPDDAMLEAITRAVKHSVPKPTALIVNFPSNPTALLASREFYKELVRIARQHELFILSDLAYAELYFDEANPPPSVLEIPGAMDCTVEFTSLSKTYNMPGWRMGFAAGNPRLISALARVKSYLDYGAFTPIQVAAAAALNGPQDCVAEMRALYRERRDVLVKGLQQAGWDVPPCEGSMFLWAPIPERFRDLGSVGFSKLLLEKAKVAVAPGVGFGEHGDGHVRIALVENSQRIRQALRGIRTFLQGDNAAPVEEQIKA; from the coding sequence ATGGCCGAGGAATTCCACCGCATCCGCCGCCTGCCGCCCTATGTCTTCGCCGAGGTGAACACCGCCAAGGCCAAGGCCCGGGCCGCCGCGGAGGACATCGTGGACCTCGGCATGGGCAACCCCGACAGCCCGACGCCCGCGCATATCGTGGCCAAGCTGGTCGAGACGGTGCAGGATCCGCGCAGCCACCGCTATTCCATGTCCAAGGGCATCCCCGGGCTGCGCAAGGCGCTGGCCGGCTACTACGCCCGCCGCTTCGGCGTGAAGCTGGACCCGGAGACGGAGGTCGTCGCCACGCTCGGCTCCAAGGAGGGGCTGGCGAACCTCGCCCAGGCCATCACCTCGCCGGGCGACACCATCCTGGTGCCCAACCCGTCCTATCCCATCCATCAGTTCGGCTTCATCATCGCGGGCGCGACCGCGCGCAGCATTCCCTACACGCCCGATGACGCGATGTTGGAGGCCATCACCCGCGCGGTGAAGCATTCCGTGCCCAAGCCCACCGCGCTGATCGTGAACTTCCCCTCGAATCCGACGGCGCTGCTGGCCAGCCGCGAATTCTACAAGGAGCTGGTGCGGATCGCCCGCCAACACGAGCTGTTCATCCTGAGCGACCTGGCCTACGCGGAACTCTATTTCGACGAGGCGAACCCGCCGCCCTCCGTGCTGGAAATCCCGGGGGCGATGGATTGCACGGTGGAGTTCACCAGCCTCTCCAAGACCTACAACATGCCGGGCTGGCGCATGGGCTTCGCGGCGGGCAACCCGCGGCTGATCTCGGCGCTGGCGCGGGTGAAGTCCTATCTGGACTATGGCGCCTTCACGCCCATCCAGGTCGCGGCCGCCGCCGCGCTGAACGGCCCGCAGGATTGCGTGGCGGAGATGCGGGCGCTGTACCGCGAGCGGCGCGACGTGCTGGTGAAGGGGCTGCAACAGGCCGGCTGGGACGTGCCCCCCTGCGAGGGCTCCATGTTCCTCTGGGCGCCGATCCCCGAGCGCTTCCGTGACCTGGGCTCGGTCGGCTTCTCCAAGCTGCTGCTGGAAAAGGCCAAGGTGGCCGTGGCCCCCGGCGTGGGCTTCGGCGAGCATGGCGACGGGCATGTCCGCATCGCCCTCGTCGAGAACAGCCAGCGCATCCGTCAGGCGCTGCGCGGCATCCGGACTTTTTTGCAGGGGGACAATGCAGCCCCCGTCGAGGAACAGATCAAGGCATGA
- a CDS encoding nucleoside deaminase, whose protein sequence is MTASALDLTLLRHAFALAGEARARGDRPFAAVIAGPDGTVLAEGMSTQGAGGGGTLAHSEMNACGAVIAAGIPRERLRAATIYSSGEPCAMCAAAIFYTGIGRVVYGLSAGAILHLRNAKPENAGLSLSCRAVLESAAQPVTVLGPLLEDEGALPHQGYWTG, encoded by the coding sequence ATGACGGCGAGCGCGCTGGACCTCACGCTGCTGCGCCACGCCTTCGCCCTGGCCGGCGAAGCGCGGGCGCGGGGCGACCGGCCCTTCGCGGCGGTGATCGCGGGGCCGGACGGCACGGTGCTGGCCGAGGGCATGTCCACCCAGGGCGCGGGCGGCGGCGGCACCCTGGCCCATTCCGAGATGAATGCCTGCGGGGCGGTGATCGCGGCGGGCATTCCGCGTGAGAGGCTGCGCGCCGCCACCATCTATTCCAGCGGGGAACCCTGCGCCATGTGCGCGGCGGCCATCTTCTACACCGGCATCGGGCGGGTGGTGTACGGACTTTCGGCGGGCGCCATCCTGCACCTGCGGAATGCGAAGCCCGAGAATGCGGGCCTCTCGCTCTCCTGTCGCGCGGTGCTGGAGAGCGCGGCCCAACCCGTCACGGTGCTGGGCCCCCTGTTGGAAGACGAGGGCGCCCTCCCCCACCAGGGCTACTGGACGGGCTGA
- the recJ gene encoding single-stranded-DNA-specific exonuclease RecJ yields the protein METALGVERSLSGRAWYWRPYEGRIAAGLSQRLGLPELIGRLMAARGVGLDAAQDFLNPTLRALLPDPSVLLDMDAAAARIADAVARGERVAVYADYDVDGACSGAIMLHALRQWGVVATHYVPDRLAEGYGPNGPAIARLVAAGAQLIICVDCGIAAHEALAVAAGQADVVVLDHHKSDGAPPRVVAAVNPNRFDCPSGLRQLCAAGVAFLAVVAIQRELRRRGFFAARPEPDLRLLLDLVALATVCDVVPLVGVNRALVVQGLRVLARRERAGMAALLDLAAARDAPSAHTLGFVLGPRINAGGRIAAPDLGLRLLTESDPITARAMAERLDSVNRERQEVEAGVLASAMRQAEAQREAGHAVLLLHGEGWHPGVVGIVAGRVRERFNRPACVAGVAEGVAKGSGRSVPGFDLGAAVIAARQAGLLLAGGGHAMAAGFTIEARHLPALHTLLDEALAPARNLPDVAPMVLDGALTVRGATLDLAQSVASLGPFGAGHDEPVLALTRARVVKASRVGREGTTIRTFLQGEDGGRLKAVCFRAGDGPLAAALDSPGAALNLCGYLRTEHWQDQVGVGFHILDAARC from the coding sequence ATGGAGACCGCGCTCGGGGTCGAGCGCAGCCTGAGCGGGCGGGCCTGGTATTGGCGCCCATATGAGGGGCGGATCGCGGCCGGGCTGTCCCAGCGCCTGGGCCTGCCCGAGCTGATCGGGCGGCTGATGGCGGCGCGGGGCGTGGGCCTCGACGCCGCGCAGGACTTCCTCAACCCCACCCTTCGCGCCCTGCTGCCCGACCCCTCGGTGCTGCTGGACATGGATGCGGCCGCGGCGCGCATCGCCGATGCGGTGGCGCGGGGCGAGCGCGTGGCCGTCTATGCCGATTACGACGTGGACGGCGCCTGTTCGGGCGCCATCATGCTGCACGCGCTACGCCAATGGGGCGTGGTGGCCACACACTACGTGCCTGACCGTCTGGCCGAGGGCTATGGGCCGAACGGCCCCGCCATCGCCCGGCTGGTGGCGGCGGGGGCGCAACTCATCATCTGCGTGGATTGCGGCATCGCGGCGCATGAGGCGCTGGCCGTCGCCGCCGGCCAGGCCGATGTGGTGGTGCTGGACCACCACAAGAGCGATGGCGCGCCGCCGCGTGTGGTGGCGGCGGTGAACCCGAACCGCTTCGACTGCCCCTCGGGCCTGCGGCAGCTTTGCGCGGCGGGGGTCGCTTTCCTGGCCGTGGTCGCGATCCAGCGCGAATTGCGAAGGCGCGGCTTCTTCGCGGCGCGGCCGGAGCCCGATCTGCGCCTGTTGCTCGATCTCGTGGCGCTTGCCACGGTCTGCGACGTGGTGCCGCTGGTGGGCGTAAACCGCGCGCTGGTGGTGCAGGGCCTGCGCGTGCTGGCGCGACGGGAACGCGCCGGGATGGCCGCGCTGCTGGACCTCGCGGCCGCGCGGGATGCGCCCAGCGCGCACACGCTGGGCTTCGTGCTGGGCCCGCGCATCAATGCGGGCGGGCGGATCGCGGCACCTGATCTCGGCCTGCGCCTGCTGACGGAATCCGACCCCATCACCGCCCGCGCCATGGCCGAGCGGCTGGATTCCGTGAACCGCGAACGCCAGGAGGTGGAGGCGGGCGTGCTGGCTTCCGCCATGCGCCAGGCCGAGGCGCAGCGCGAGGCGGGCCACGCCGTGCTGCTGCTGCATGGCGAGGGCTGGCACCCGGGCGTGGTCGGCATCGTGGCGGGGCGCGTGCGGGAACGCTTCAACCGCCCGGCCTGCGTGGCCGGCGTGGCGGAGGGCGTGGCGAAGGGTTCGGGCCGCTCGGTGCCGGGCTTCGACCTGGGCGCGGCCGTGATCGCGGCGCGGCAGGCGGGGCTGCTGCTGGCGGGCGGCGGACACGCCATGGCGGCGGGCTTCACCATCGAGGCCAGGCACCTGCCCGCGCTGCACACCCTTCTGGACGAGGCGCTGGCGCCGGCGCGCAACCTGCCGGACGTGGCGCCCATGGTGCTGGACGGCGCGCTGACAGTGCGCGGCGCCACGCTCGATCTGGCGCAATCCGTGGCGAGCCTCGGCCCCTTCGGCGCGGGCCATGACGAACCCGTGCTGGCCCTGACCCGCGCGCGCGTGGTGAAGGCGAGCCGTGTGGGGCGGGAAGGGACCACCATCCGCACCTTCCTTCAGGGCGAGGATGGCGGGCGGCTCAAGGCCGTGTGCTTCCGCGCGGGGGATGGACCCCTTGCCGCGGCGCTGGATTCCCCTGGCGCGGCATTGAATCTTTGCGGCTACCTGCGGACGGAACATTGGCAGGACCAGGTGGGCGTGGGCTTCCATATTCTGGACGCGGCGCGCTGCTGA
- the glpX gene encoding class II fructose-bisphosphatase produces MSETEAKPMMQVDRNLALELVRVTEAAALSASRWVGKGDKNAADGAAVEAMRAAFDSVAIDGTVVIGEGEMDEAPMLYIGEKVGLYARSGGGMRADIAVDPLEGTSTTAKGGPNAMAVVALAGRGGFLHAPDVYMDKIAVGPGLPEGVVDLDRSPEENLRALAKAKGAEVGDLTVCILDRDRHKDIIKACRAAGARLMLIPDGDVFGVLAVAQPEAGVDMYLGWGGAPEGVLAAAALRCIGGQMQGRLIYEDDTQIERAREMGITDVHAKYSMEEMAKGDVMFAATGVTTGPLLRGVRFFAGGATTHSIVMRSKSGTVRYVEGHHNFRVKPIF; encoded by the coding sequence ATGAGCGAGACCGAAGCCAAGCCCATGATGCAGGTGGACCGCAACCTGGCGCTGGAGCTGGTGCGCGTGACCGAGGCCGCCGCTCTTTCGGCCAGCCGCTGGGTCGGCAAGGGCGACAAGAACGCGGCCGATGGCGCGGCGGTGGAAGCCATGCGCGCGGCCTTCGACAGCGTGGCCATTGACGGCACCGTCGTCATCGGCGAGGGCGAGATGGACGAGGCGCCGATGCTCTATATCGGCGAGAAGGTGGGGCTCTACGCCCGCTCGGGCGGCGGCATGCGCGCCGACATCGCGGTGGACCCGCTGGAGGGCACCAGCACCACGGCCAAGGGCGGCCCCAATGCCATGGCCGTGGTGGCGCTGGCCGGGCGCGGCGGCTTCCTGCACGCCCCCGATGTCTACATGGACAAGATCGCGGTCGGCCCCGGCCTGCCGGAGGGCGTCGTGGATCTGGACCGCAGCCCCGAGGAGAACCTGCGCGCGCTCGCCAAGGCCAAGGGCGCGGAGGTGGGCGACCTCACCGTCTGCATCCTGGACCGCGACCGCCACAAGGACATCATCAAGGCCTGCCGCGCGGCCGGCGCCCGCCTCATGCTGATCCCGGATGGCGACGTGTTCGGCGTGCTGGCCGTGGCCCAGCCCGAGGCGGGCGTGGACATGTATCTGGGCTGGGGCGGCGCGCCGGAGGGCGTGCTGGCGGCGGCGGCGCTGCGCTGCATCGGCGGGCAGATGCAGGGGCGCCTCATCTATGAGGACGACACCCAGATCGAGCGCGCGCGGGAGATGGGCATCACCGACGTCCACGCCAAATATTCCATGGAAGAGATGGCCAAGGGCGATGTGATGTTCGCCGCCACCGGCGTCACCACCGGGCCGCTGCTGCGCGGGGTGCGCTTCTTCGCGGGCGGGGCGACCACGCATTCCATCGTGATGCGCAGCAAGTCCGGCACGGTGCGCTATGTGGAAGGCCACCACAATTTCCGCGTGAAGCCCATCTTCTGA
- a CDS encoding homoserine dehydrogenase, whose amino-acid sequence MTSPLKLGVAGLGTVGAGVISLLRANAGLIAARAGRPIEVVSVSARDRGRDRGVSLDGLAWHEDPVALATTPGLDAVVEVMGGSEGPARALVEASLAAGRPVVTANKALLATHGVALARLVEKTGATMAYEAAVAGGIPAIKALREGLAANRITRVAGILNGTCNYILTEMRVKGLPFATVLKTAQELGYAEADPGFDIDGVDAAHKLAILAALAFGRPVDLDALHIEGIRHVSALDIALAGELGYRIKLLGIASREQGGVTARVHPCMVPEASPLAAVEGVFNAVLAEGDAVGRVVLQGRGAGAGPTASAVVADLIDLARGRAAPLWGAASDTLDASPALPMAAHRGAYYLRLMVLDQPGVIADVTAVLRDARISLESMLQRGRAPGEAVPVVLVTHECEEAQMSQALARLAALPTVVEPPAMIRIEAL is encoded by the coding sequence ATGACGTCTCCCCTCAAACTTGGCGTGGCGGGGCTCGGCACCGTCGGCGCCGGCGTGATCTCCCTGCTGCGCGCCAATGCGGGGCTGATCGCGGCCCGCGCCGGCCGGCCCATCGAAGTGGTGTCCGTCTCCGCGCGGGATCGCGGGCGGGACCGTGGCGTGTCGCTGGACGGCCTCGCCTGGCATGAGGATCCCGTGGCGCTAGCCACGACGCCTGGGCTGGATGCGGTGGTCGAGGTGATGGGCGGCTCGGAAGGCCCGGCCCGTGCGCTGGTCGAGGCGTCGCTCGCCGCCGGGCGGCCCGTTGTCACGGCCAACAAGGCGCTGCTGGCCACCCATGGCGTGGCGCTGGCGCGGCTGGTGGAGAAGACGGGCGCGACCATGGCCTATGAGGCCGCGGTGGCCGGCGGCATCCCCGCCATCAAGGCCCTGCGCGAAGGCCTGGCCGCCAACCGCATCACCCGTGTGGCCGGCATCCTGAACGGCACCTGCAACTACATCCTGACCGAGATGCGCGTGAAGGGCCTGCCCTTCGCCACCGTGCTCAAGACCGCGCAGGAACTCGGCTATGCCGAGGCCGATCCGGGCTTCGACATTGACGGCGTGGATGCGGCGCACAAGCTGGCCATCCTGGCCGCGCTCGCCTTCGGACGGCCGGTGGACCTGGACGCGCTGCACATCGAGGGCATCCGCCACGTCTCCGCACTCGACATCGCGCTGGCGGGCGAACTCGGCTACCGCATCAAGCTGCTGGGCATCGCCTCGCGCGAGCAGGGCGGCGTGACCGCCCGCGTCCACCCCTGCATGGTGCCGGAAGCGAGCCCGCTGGCCGCGGTCGAAGGCGTGTTCAACGCCGTGCTCGCCGAGGGCGACGCGGTGGGCCGCGTGGTGCTGCAAGGCCGCGGCGCCGGCGCCGGCCCCACGGCCAGCGCGGTGGTGGCGGACCTCATTGACCTCGCGCGCGGACGTGCCGCACCGCTCTGGGGGGCGGCGTCGGACACGCTCGACGCCTCGCCCGCCTTGCCCATGGCGGCGCATCGCGGCGCCTATTACCTGCGGCTGATGGTGCTGGACCAGCCGGGCGTGATCGCGGACGTGACGGCGGTGCTGCGCGATGCGCGCATCAGCCTCGAATCCATGCTCCAGCGCGGCCGCGCGCCGGGCGAGGCCGTGCCCGTCGTCCTCGTCACCCATGAATGCGAGGAGGCGCAGATGAGCCAGGCGCTTGCCCGCCTCGCCGCCCTTCCCACCGTGGTGGAACCCCCCGCCATGATCCGCATCGAGGCGCTGTGA
- a CDS encoding gamma carbonic anhydrase family protein, which yields MGPLYPFEGKLPVVHPEAWVAPTAAVIGDVEIGAGANIWYHCVLRGDTNVIRIGPRTNIQDGTIIHVNAGRQSTIIGADVTVGHAAIIHACKLEDRAFVGMGATVLDDAVVEAGGVLAAGSVLPPGKRIGALELWMGNPAKLVRVLTVEQRAGFDTTAKHYVELSGRHRASLAPLLEPETHSP from the coding sequence ATGGGTCCCCTCTATCCCTTCGAAGGCAAGCTGCCGGTGGTGCACCCCGAGGCCTGGGTGGCGCCCACCGCGGCCGTCATCGGCGATGTCGAGATCGGGGCCGGCGCCAATATCTGGTACCATTGCGTGCTGCGCGGTGACACGAACGTCATCCGCATCGGGCCGCGCACCAATATCCAGGACGGCACCATCATCCATGTGAATGCCGGACGGCAGTCCACCATCATCGGCGCCGATGTCACGGTGGGCCATGCCGCCATCATCCACGCCTGCAAGCTGGAGGACCGCGCCTTCGTCGGCATGGGCGCCACCGTGCTGGATGACGCGGTGGTGGAGGCGGGCGGCGTGCTGGCCGCGGGGTCGGTCCTGCCGCCGGGCAAGCGCATCGGCGCGCTGGAACTCTGGATGGGCAACCCCGCGAAGCTGGTCCGCGTTCTCACGGTCGAGCAGCGCGCGGGTTTCGACACGACGGCGAAGCATTATGTGGAGCTGTCGGGGCGGCACCGTGCCTCGCTCGCCCCCCTCCTGGAACCGGAGACGCACAGCCCATGA